A window of Mercenaria mercenaria strain notata chromosome 16, MADL_Memer_1, whole genome shotgun sequence contains these coding sequences:
- the LOC128549710 gene encoding uncharacterized protein LOC128549710 produces MKRHNQKVHAEMMSLEEAMEVKLKEKDTEIDNLRKQLTDALKRQEEDNQKLAEAKTHIRQLQRAGYGSKRSRSKDDYLDRGHVSNYTQRNKKHNMHTESTALTSRQVKEVQHINDKETEEFTTVEEPDGLKLRRTESFVETWYKTSLSPVEKAYGEQSQRADKENNNDFVGKKSLSTKNKEKFDNSKPQQSLMISNSSKKSTQNSEPTDLTQSKRSHSRKNSINRRPRRKIAGGNQQIWYGTYANNQQTAPRNLRHASNESPRILDTLVINCVSNNQSTQNESPRGPKAIRHQ; encoded by the coding sequence ATGAAGAGACACAATCAAAAAGTACATGCTGAAATGATGAGTCTGGAGGAAGCAATGGAAGTTAAACTAAAGGAAAAGGACAcagaaattgacaatttaagaaaacagttaacTGATGCACTAAAAAGACAAGAGGAAGATAATCAAAAGCTTGCAGAGGCTAAAACTCACATAAGGCAACTACAACGTGCAGGGTATGGAAGTAAAAGGTCAAGATCTAAAGATGATTACCTTGACAGAGGACATGTCAGTAACTACACACAAAGAAATAAGAAACATAATATGCACACAGAATCAACTGCACTGACATCAAGACAGGTGAAAGAGGTACAGCACATCAATGACAAAGAAACTGAAGAATTCACGACTGTAGAAGAACCAGATGGTTTAAAGCTGAGAAGAACGGAGTCATTTGTAGAAACATGGTACAAGACCAGCCTATCTCCAGTAGAAAAGGCTTATGGAGAACAATCACAAAGAGCagataaagaaaacaataatgaTTTTGTAGGAAAGAAGAGTCTCAGTACAAAGAACAAGGAAAAATTTGATAATTCTAAACCTCAACAGTCATTAATGATCAGTAACAGTTCTAAAAAGTCAACCCAGAATTCAGAGCCTACTGATCTAACTCAGTCTAAACGGTCACATTCAAGAAAGAATTCCATCAACAGGAGACCAAGAAGGAAAATTGCAGGTGGAAATCAACAAATATGGTATGGAACTTATGCAAACAACCAACAAACTGCTCCAAGGAATTTAAGGCATGCATCTAATGAATCACCAAGAATTTTAGACACTTTGGTTATCAACTGTGTAAGTAATAATCAATCCACACAGAATGAAAGCCCAAGAGGTCCGAAAGCAATTAGACACCAATAA
- the LOC128549711 gene encoding centrosomal protein of 290 kDa-like isoform X1, giving the protein MTLHQQQKTVESLRLENQHLNEENEKLKESLCQTEQSKQTEGEADLKDKSLRHMSRQNEELRKKVAKYEKELEIMSQKFSVLYKQTQDQTSQSNAMSNDDPVLAAFLENGKRKEVAAKTIVSEANDAAKPRPSTLQECREMCAGTTSRYNMQQMKNKILFAEAKRTESKNQKDSDYQERIICDGAMAQQKDDDFHDKRRQPYGTTNSYETMAKLTASKLSVTHSNVLKQKSPLQVRKPLTYKGLKKNPRWGKKTLR; this is encoded by the coding sequence atgacaCTTCATCAACAGCAGAAGACTGTAGAATCTCTAAGACTGGAAAACCAGCatttaaatgaagaaaatgaaaagcTCAAGGAAAGCCTTTGCCAAACCGAACAAAGTAAACAGACTGAGGGTGAGGCTGATCTTAAAGACAAAAGTCTAAGGCACATGAGTAGGCAGAATGAAGAACTGAGAAAAAAAGTTGCCAAATATGAAAAAGAGCTTGAAATAATGAGTCAAAAGTTCagtgttttatataaacaaaccCAAGATCAAACAAGTCAATCAAATGCGATGTCAAACGATGATCCTGTATTAGCAGCATTCCTAGAAAACGGAAAGAGAAAGGAAGTAGCCGCTAAGACAATAGTTTCAGAAGCAAATGATGCTGCCAAGCCACGACCTTCAACCTTACAGGAATGTAGGGAAATGTGTGCAGGAACTACTTCTAGATATAACATgcaacaaatgaaaaacaaaattctgtttGCTGAGGCAAAGCGAACTGAAAGTAAGAATCAGAAAGATTCAGACTACCAAGAAAGAATTATATGTGATGGTGCAATGGCTCAGCAAAAAGATGATGACTTTCATGACAAAAGAAGACAACCATATGGAACAACAAACTCTTATGAAACAATGGCAAAATTAACTGCGAGTAAGCTTAGTGTTACACATTCCAATGTACTGAAACAGAAGTCACCTCTTCAAGTCAGAAAGCCATTGACTTACaagggtttgaaaaaaaatccaaggTGGGGGAAAAAAACACTCCGGTGA
- the LOC128549711 gene encoding uncharacterized protein LOC128549711 isoform X2, translating to MKKIANSLSLSNGPLRKWKPEIKKNLNLDEDILDTLEARNTLSGENVAKIKTERTHSEKISKLLFILQRKGPDAFQDFIDAINPAYKFLADKLMERYHEEVKKLDREFLADSGNSSEGSPEPTENAKSDISNAAKEPVSPSRKNPPSLPHVEQNHTHTINRSNRNELMHVQLPPESHSLR from the exons atgaaaaaaattgccaactcactttcccttagtaatggacctttaaggaaATGGAAACCAGAGATAAAGAAAAACCTAAATTTGGATGAAGACATTTTGGATACTTTGGAGGCAAGGAATACTCTAAGTGgtgaaaatgttgcaaaaataaaG ACTGAGAGGACACACTCTGAAAAGATCTCCAagttattatttatattacaaagaAAGGGACCAGAtgcatttcaagattttattgatgcAATCAATCCTGCATACAAATTTCTTGCTGATAAATTAATGGAAAGGTATCATGAAGAAGTCAAGAAACTAGACAGAG aatTTCTAGCAGACTCTGGCAACAGTTCTGAAGGATCCCCGGAGCCAACTGAAAATGctaaatctgatatttctaatgCTGCTAAAGAACCAGTTTCTCCAAGCAGGAAGAACCCACCCAGCTTGCCACATGTAGAACAAAATCATACTCATACAATAAACAG GAGCAACAGAAATGAATTGATGCATGTTCAACTTCCTCCTGAAAGCCATTCTTTAAGATGA
- the LOC128549709 gene encoding uncharacterized protein LOC128549709 has translation MDKRQKSTLRSQHIRIADELILDEDFYAALRRDKIFTNGMLDLIKDEAKPRDRVYKMLELLEKRGPTAFENFVWILKENYEWLAKELEDQYNKRLQQSQQERDKHDQRSVQYETHPKYFSQDNYNRVEQYCNTNNRAVSTTTHHQRARHTIIPTQESVSAGYYYNKDSQQFFPTPGYNLAVVPQNHSQQQPQDAGLTDSEPQRKQYKDACMSPIGIIESPRKSVHAASGPKESKNDRHDTQSEAESCDQGFDEIKSQTATVTTLTNDDAESQITSTTEARSEGFENTDTVDGPEDVNVGLNENDEEFPTGEVYYDCVRRGSSRFSHFDEEVFQPELGMHDDENDMSRSEISFEHTEAFQIQMEAMRNMYIKLLGVTFENEDTGDIDDNEVTWEMIDCEMDRLIYRLKNSDDMKMIRKCYDLFPEKERKQPLNMCIESVLADKKELDNKHRDKQQEIEQMVSELWKHQQDMSNFKKLQKRLTDKETEYNNLKTSLDNLEKDADTKFKQIAEKDARIEALETKVKELQGDQMRKLGMPTRRGAPNQRRVSNTQGQSPRRQSTNYTEPRMSLMQGAYGNGHQSPRNITTAMRRATSNRR, from the exons ATGGATAAGAGACAGAAATCCACTCTACGCAGTCAGCACATCAGAATTGCAGATGAACTGATCTTAGATGAGGATTTCTATGCTGCTCTACGAAGGGATAAAATTTTCACTAATGGAATGCTTGATTTAATTAAg GATGAGGCAAAACCTAGAGATCGGGTGTATAAAATGCTAGAATTACTGGAGAAAAGAGGGCCAACAGCTTTTGAGAACTTTGTGTGGATTCTGAAAGAAAATTATGAATGGCTGGCAAAAGAATTAGAAGATCAGTATAACAAAAGACTTCAGCAAAGTCAACAAG AGAGAGACAAACATGATCAAAGATCTGTCCAGTATGAAACCCATCCAAAATACTTCAGCCAAGACAACTACAACAGAGTTGAACAATACTGCAACACAAACAACAGGGCAGTTTCCACCACTACCCACCACCAGAGAGCAAGGCATACAATAATACCTACACAGGAATCTGTCTCAGCTGGCTACTATTACAACAAAGATTCCCAGCAATTCTTCCCCACACCTGGCTATAACCTTGCTGTGGTTCCACAAAATCATTCCCAACAGCAGCCGCAGGATGCGGGCCTTACTGACTCAGAACCACAGAGAAAGCAATACAAAGATGCATGTATGAGTCCTATTGGTATAATAGAGTCTCCTAGAAAATCAGTACATGCAGCAAGTGGTCCAAAGGAGTCGAAAAATGATAGACATGACACTCAAAGTGAAGCAGAGTCATGTGATCAAGGCTTTGATGAAATCAAGAGTCAAACAGCTACTGTAACAacattaacaaatgatgatgctGAAAGTCAAATCACAAGTACAACTGAAGCAAGAAGTGAGGGATTTGAAAATACTGATACAGTTGATGGACCAGAGGATGTTAATGTAGGCTTGAATGAGAATGATGAAGAGTTCCCAACAGGTGAGGTTTACTACGACTGTGTAAGAAGAGGAAGTTCTCGTTTCTCACACTTTGATGAAGAAGTTTTTCAACCTGAATTAGGTATgcatgatgatgaaaatgatatGTCCAGGTCTGAAATATCTTTTGAACACACTGAGGCTTTTCAAATTCAGATGGAAGCAATGAGGAATATGTACATCAAACTTCTTGGCgtaacttttgaaaatgaggACACAGGTGACATTGATGATAATGAAGTCACTTGGGAAATGATAGATTGTGAAATGGACAGACTTATATACAGGTTGAAAAATTCTGATGACATGAAAATGATCAGGAAGTGCTATGATCTTTTTCCTGAGAAAGAAAGAAAGCAGCCACTTAACATGTGCATTGAGAGTGTATTAGCTGACAAAAAAGAACTTGACAACAAACATAGAGATAAACAACAGGAAATTGAACAGATGGTATCTGAATTGTGGAAGCACCAACAAGATATGAGCAATTTCAAAAAGCTACAGAAAAGGCTAACTGATAAGGAAACTGAATACAATAACCTTAAAACATCATTAGACAATCTGGAAAAGGATGCTGACACTAAATTTAAACAGATAGCAGAAAAGGATGCAAGGATTGAAGCACTTGAAACAAAAGTAAAAGAATTACAAGGTGACCAAATGAGGAAACTTGGAATGCCAACAAGAAGGGGGGCACCAAATCAAAGACGGGTGTCCAATACACAGGGACAGTCTCCAAGAAGACAGTCCACTAATTACACCGAACCAAGGATGTCTCTTATGCAAGGTGCTTATGGAAATGGTCATCAATCCCCTAGAAATATTACAACAGCAATGAGAAGGGCAACTAGCAACAGGAGATAG